Proteins from a genomic interval of Halomonas alkaliantarctica:
- the purM gene encoding phosphoribosylformylglycinamidine cyclo-ligase has protein sequence MTETSTSSATPSLSYKDAGVDIDAGNALVDRIKHVAKRTTRPEVMGGLGGFGALCEIPAGYRQPVLVSGTDGVGTKLRLAMDLGKHDTIGIDLVAMCVNDLIVAGAEPLIFLDYYATGKLDVDIAADVVTGIGTGCELAGCALVGGETAEMPGMYEGSDYDLAGFCVGVVEKADILDGSKVAEGDVILGLASSGPHSNGYSLIRKILEVSNASLETDIDGKTLGDALMAPTRIYVKSLLSLMRGSEIAVHALSHITGGGLLENIPRVLPDNLAAHIDIASWQRPAVFDWLQANGNVNETEMHRVLNCGIGMVVVVPQHQAEQAVAHLEAEGESVYRLGQIVERQEDAVILENLSA, from the coding sequence ATGACCGAGACCTCCACTTCTTCGGCTACTCCTTCTCTCAGCTATAAGGACGCAGGCGTCGATATTGATGCCGGTAACGCCTTAGTTGACCGCATTAAACACGTTGCCAAACGCACTACTCGCCCAGAAGTAATGGGCGGACTTGGCGGCTTTGGCGCGCTATGCGAGATCCCAGCGGGCTATCGGCAGCCCGTGCTCGTCTCTGGTACCGATGGCGTCGGCACCAAGCTGCGTCTGGCGATGGATCTTGGCAAACACGACACCATTGGTATTGATTTGGTCGCTATGTGTGTCAACGATCTCATCGTGGCCGGCGCCGAACCACTTATATTCCTCGACTACTATGCCACGGGTAAGCTCGATGTGGATATTGCTGCTGACGTTGTCACCGGCATTGGCACTGGTTGCGAACTGGCTGGCTGCGCCCTGGTAGGCGGCGAAACCGCCGAAATGCCGGGCATGTATGAAGGCAGCGACTACGATTTAGCGGGCTTTTGCGTGGGCGTGGTTGAAAAAGCAGACATTTTAGATGGCAGCAAAGTGGCCGAAGGCGACGTCATATTGGGGCTTGCCTCATCAGGGCCACACTCCAACGGCTACTCACTGATTCGTAAAATCCTTGAGGTTAGCAACGCATCGCTAGAGACCGACATCGACGGTAAGACCCTTGGCGACGCACTTATGGCCCCCACCCGTATCTACGTTAAATCACTGCTCTCCTTAATGCGCGGCAGCGAAATCGCGGTGCATGCGTTATCGCACATCACCGGTGGTGGATTGCTTGAAAACATTCCCCGCGTGCTGCCGGACAATCTCGCTGCGCATATTGATATTGCCAGTTGGCAGCGCCCCGCTGTGTTTGATTGGCTCCAAGCCAACGGCAACGTGAATGAAACCGAAATGCACCGCGTGCTCAATTGCGGTATTGGCATGGTCGTTGTGGTGCCTCAGCATCAAGCAGAGCAAGCGGTGGCTCATTTGGAAGCCGAAGGCGAATCAGTTTACCGCCTCGGCCAGATCGTTGAGCGCCAAGAGGACGCCGTTATTCTGGAGAACCTCTCGGCATGA
- the hda gene encoding DnaA regulatory inactivator Hda has product MSRAPAQLPLGIGLRDDATFGNYYVARANTPLVDNLAQQLAPEGEQFLYLWGAPGVGRSHLLQAACHAASDADKRALYLPLNDLGHFPPLMLEDIERLDLVAIDDLECVIGRKRWEEALFHAFNRLRDAGKKLVIAASASPRQLNVVLPDLASRLTWGVTFHVHPLEDDIERLAALKLRASVRGMQLPDDVGRYILHRGPRELGELCRAVETLDKESLSAKRKLTIPFVKSALGW; this is encoded by the coding sequence ATGAGCCGAGCACCGGCACAGCTTCCCTTGGGAATTGGACTGCGTGACGACGCGACCTTTGGTAATTACTATGTGGCGCGTGCAAATACGCCGCTGGTAGACAATCTTGCCCAGCAGTTGGCCCCGGAGGGTGAGCAGTTTCTTTATCTGTGGGGAGCGCCAGGGGTAGGGCGTAGCCATCTGCTTCAGGCGGCGTGTCACGCAGCCTCGGATGCAGATAAACGCGCGCTTTACTTACCGCTGAATGACCTGGGCCACTTTCCGCCGTTAATGCTTGAAGACATCGAACGTCTGGATCTTGTTGCCATTGATGACTTGGAGTGCGTGATTGGCCGCAAGCGCTGGGAAGAAGCGCTGTTTCATGCATTTAACCGACTAAGAGATGCGGGTAAAAAATTAGTGATTGCCGCAAGTGCTTCCCCACGACAGCTAAACGTGGTGCTGCCCGATCTGGCATCGCGGTTAACCTGGGGCGTGACTTTTCATGTACATCCCTTAGAGGATGACATTGAACGTTTGGCAGCGCTAAAGCTACGCGCCAGCGTGAGAGGGATGCAGCTTCCCGATGACGTCGGGCGCTATATTTTGCATCGTGGCCCCCGCGAGTTAGGTGAACTTTGCCGTGCAGTGGAAACCCTGGATAAAGAATCGCTATCGGCCAAGCGTAAATTGACGATTCCGTTTGTGAAATCCGCTCTCGGTTGGTGA
- a CDS encoding AI-2E family transporter produces MRNSWWGVLFLVVIGGLIYLLDAVLMPFIAGMILAYLADPLANRFQRWGMNRPFAVSSVFLVLLVVLVVSLLILIPLLVQQIKQLGEAIPGIFNWVENTLAPQVQVWTGYDLTAELTNARETLAENWRDAGGYLAQALGQIGRSGMAFVSWITYVALIPVVTFYLLLDWNRLLTNIANLVPRQWADDTFRLARRCDEVLSSFLRGQLLVMLCLGIIYAVGLTLMGLNFGLLIGFVSGLVSIVPFLGFIVGLAIALVVALFQYATWWAVLGVILVFSIGQMAESVILQPKLLGDKIGLHPVAVIFAVLAGGNLFGLTGVLLALPVAAVILVLLKEVKVRYQHSELYDEKNTDKHTPIIETSSSHHDELGHLDGRESP; encoded by the coding sequence ATGCGGAATTCTTGGTGGGGTGTCCTATTTTTGGTGGTGATAGGCGGTTTAATCTATTTGTTAGATGCGGTTCTGATGCCTTTTATTGCCGGGATGATTCTTGCTTACCTAGCTGATCCGCTGGCTAACCGTTTCCAACGCTGGGGCATGAATCGGCCGTTCGCGGTGAGTAGCGTGTTTTTAGTGTTGCTGGTCGTGCTCGTGGTGAGTTTGTTGATTTTAATACCGCTTCTTGTTCAACAGATTAAGCAACTGGGCGAGGCTATTCCGGGTATCTTCAATTGGGTAGAAAATACCCTCGCTCCTCAAGTGCAGGTGTGGACCGGTTATGACTTAACTGCCGAGTTAACCAATGCGCGCGAGACGCTGGCCGAAAACTGGCGCGATGCTGGCGGCTATTTAGCCCAGGCGCTCGGGCAAATTGGCCGTTCCGGTATGGCCTTTGTTTCATGGATTACCTATGTGGCGTTGATACCTGTGGTTACCTTCTATTTACTCCTGGACTGGAACCGTCTGCTGACCAATATTGCCAATCTCGTGCCACGTCAGTGGGCAGACGATACCTTCCGGTTGGCGCGTCGTTGCGATGAAGTGCTGTCATCGTTTTTACGTGGGCAACTGCTGGTGATGCTCTGCTTAGGGATCATTTATGCGGTGGGCTTAACGCTGATGGGGCTTAATTTTGGGCTGTTGATCGGCTTTGTTTCCGGGTTAGTAAGTATTGTGCCGTTCTTGGGCTTTATTGTCGGCCTAGCGATTGCCCTTGTCGTCGCGCTGTTCCAGTACGCTACTTGGTGGGCGGTGCTAGGGGTTATCCTGGTGTTTAGTATTGGCCAAATGGCTGAGAGCGTGATTCTGCAGCCTAAATTGTTGGGCGATAAAATTGGCCTGCATCCGGTTGCGGTTATATTTGCCGTGCTGGCGGGGGGTAATCTATTTGGCTTAACAGGGGTGTTGTTGGCACTGCCCGTTGCCGCGGTGATTCTAGTACTGCTAAAAGAAGTAAAAGTGCGCTATCAGCATAGCGAGTTATACGACGAAAAAAATACCGACAAACATACGCCAATCATTGAGACCAGTTCTTCACACCATGACGAATTGGGCCACCTCGATGGACGGGAGTCACCATGA
- a CDS encoding phasin family protein — protein sequence MRTLNTNEMTQQFDNMFMAPVRAYMALSIDYSEKMLNAQMDASKAYVDTGIAQMRQMMDVKDAEGLRSYMEGQQKVAKELAERVKGDTDKVVSLQQDFIQKSQKITEDNVKQAQTAASKLSKTA from the coding sequence ATGCGTACATTAAATACTAACGAAATGACTCAGCAGTTTGACAACATGTTTATGGCGCCTGTCCGCGCTTACATGGCATTGAGCATCGATTACAGCGAAAAAATGCTTAACGCTCAGATGGACGCCAGCAAAGCCTATGTCGATACCGGCATTGCGCAAATGCGTCAAATGATGGACGTAAAAGACGCTGAGGGCCTGCGCAGCTACATGGAAGGTCAGCAAAAAGTGGCTAAAGAGCTGGCTGAGCGTGTTAAGGGCGATACCGATAAAGTCGTATCTCTACAGCAGGACTTTATCCAGAAAAGCCAGAAAATTACTGAAGACAACGTTAAGCAAGCGCAAACTGCTGCTAGCAAATTGAGCAAAACTGCTTAA
- a CDS encoding class II fumarate hydratase — protein MATRMERDSMGELEVPSDALYGAQTQRAVNNFPVSHSPMPVAFIHAVTRIKLAAARANQTLGGLDSARGEAIQKAAREVLTGKHDQHFPIDVFQTGSGTSTNMNVNEVLATLASREGVEVTPNDHVNMGQSSNDVIPTAIHLSAAIAVHESLRPSLVHLRDIIDQRASELSHVVKTGRTHLMDAMPLRMDQELGAWSSQLGQAIERFDSAMQRVCRLAQGGTAVGTGINAPIGFAEQVAQELSDQTGLKFTPNDSFFASLSSQDAAVELSGQLKGLACVIMKIANDLRWMNSGPLAGLGEIELEALQPGSSIMPGKVNPVIPESAAQAAAQVIGLDTAITVAGQSGNFQLNVMLPLVASNLLTSINLMSNTARLLADRAIATFKVREDNLAGPLARNPILVTALNGVIGYNAAAAVAKEAYQAGRPIIDVAEEKTDLDRETLERLLDPAALTQGGIPE, from the coding sequence ATGGCAACACGGATGGAACGCGACAGCATGGGCGAACTGGAAGTGCCTTCCGACGCCCTTTATGGGGCACAGACCCAGCGGGCAGTCAATAATTTTCCTGTCTCTCATTCGCCTATGCCTGTGGCTTTTATTCATGCGGTCACACGTATCAAGCTAGCGGCCGCCCGGGCCAATCAAACGCTAGGAGGGCTTGATAGTGCGCGAGGGGAGGCAATTCAAAAAGCAGCTCGTGAAGTGTTAACGGGCAAGCACGACCAGCATTTTCCTATCGACGTTTTCCAAACCGGGTCAGGTACCTCCACCAATATGAACGTCAACGAGGTGTTGGCAACACTGGCTAGCCGTGAGGGCGTTGAGGTCACCCCGAATGATCACGTCAATATGGGGCAGTCCAGCAATGATGTGATTCCCACGGCGATTCATCTTTCGGCTGCCATCGCGGTACACGAATCACTGCGCCCATCCCTCGTTCACCTACGTGACATTATTGATCAACGTGCTAGCGAGCTCAGCCACGTGGTAAAAACCGGCCGCACGCACCTGATGGATGCCATGCCGCTGCGCATGGATCAAGAGCTGGGTGCCTGGTCGAGCCAACTAGGTCAGGCCATTGAGCGCTTTGATAGCGCCATGCAAAGAGTCTGCCGATTAGCTCAAGGTGGCACCGCCGTGGGTACCGGCATTAACGCACCTATCGGCTTTGCAGAGCAGGTCGCTCAAGAGTTGAGCGATCAGACGGGGTTGAAGTTCACCCCTAATGACAGCTTCTTTGCCAGCCTCTCTTCCCAGGATGCGGCGGTAGAGCTTTCAGGGCAGTTGAAAGGTTTAGCCTGTGTGATTATGAAAATTGCCAATGACCTGCGCTGGATGAATTCAGGGCCGTTGGCTGGGTTGGGAGAAATTGAGCTTGAGGCATTACAACCTGGGAGCTCGATTATGCCCGGGAAGGTTAATCCTGTTATTCCAGAGTCAGCCGCCCAGGCCGCTGCACAGGTTATTGGCCTGGATACTGCCATTACCGTGGCCGGGCAGAGTGGTAACTTTCAATTGAACGTGATGCTGCCATTAGTGGCCTCCAATCTGCTTACCTCAATTAACTTGATGAGTAATACCGCCCGGCTGCTGGCTGACCGTGCGATTGCCACCTTTAAAGTGCGTGAAGATAACCTGGCAGGCCCGCTGGCCAGAAATCCCATTTTGGTAACGGCGCTAAATGGTGTGATTGGCTACAACGCCGCCGCCGCTGTCGCTAAAGAGGCCTACCAAGCGGGTAGGCCAATTATTGATGTGGCTGAGGAGAAAACTGACCTCGACCGGGAGACGCTAGAGCGGCTGCTAGACCCCGCTGCGTTAACGCAGGGAGGCATCCCCGAGTAG
- the purN gene encoding phosphoribosylglycinamide formyltransferase translates to MTNTDYQSDTIKDVTPEPLGARRIVVLISGSGSNLQALIDAQSHDRLGGGEIVAVISNIADAYGLKRAREAGINAVALPHREYDSREAYDGALIKVIERHEPDLIVLAGFMRILTPRFVQRFLGRMLNIHPSLLPDYQGLNTHARALADGVASHGCSVHFVTEDLDGGPVVLQAELLVNADDTAETLQEKVRDREHLIYPIAVQWFLEGRLQFSAEGAKMDGHLLPEHGMRLSHADAAEELDEELDEES, encoded by the coding sequence ATGACCAATACGGACTACCAGAGCGATACCATCAAAGACGTAACGCCAGAACCACTGGGTGCACGCCGTATTGTGGTGCTTATTTCAGGTAGTGGCAGCAATTTGCAGGCGCTGATTGATGCTCAGTCCCACGACCGCTTAGGCGGCGGCGAGATCGTCGCGGTCATTTCCAATATCGCTGACGCCTATGGTTTAAAGCGCGCCCGCGAAGCGGGCATTAATGCGGTTGCGCTACCCCACCGGGAATACGATAGCCGCGAAGCTTATGACGGCGCCTTGATCAAAGTCATTGAGCGCCACGAGCCGGACCTGATTGTACTGGCAGGCTTTATGCGCATTTTGACGCCGCGCTTTGTGCAGCGCTTCCTGGGCCGAATGCTGAATATCCACCCTTCGTTACTGCCGGACTACCAAGGGCTCAACACCCACGCCCGCGCCCTGGCAGACGGTGTTGCCAGCCACGGCTGTAGCGTTCACTTCGTTACCGAAGATTTGGACGGTGGTCCGGTGGTACTGCAGGCAGAGCTGCTGGTCAACGCTGACGACACGGCTGAAACACTGCAAGAGAAAGTTCGTGACCGCGAACATTTGATCTACCCGATTGCGGTGCAGTGGTTTTTGGAAGGCAGACTGCAGTTCAGCGCCGAAGGCGCCAAAATGGACGGTCATCTTCTGCCGGAACAC